GTTCACGCAGAGCAAAAAACATGTCGGTTTTTCCGATCGGCTCATTGGTATCACGGGCACAAAGGAGTTTATCGCACATTGCCTGATTAACGAAAAGAAAGCGGTTGTTCAAATCCTTTGCCCAAAGCAGGTCGGGAACATTGTCACACATGAGACGCAACATTCGGGCATACGGGGAATCAAAAACCCCGTGGGCTTCCCGAACGAAAGATGATAAACTGTCAAGAAAATTTTCGTTCTTATCCATGAATCCCATTATCCGTTAGGAAGTATAAGGGGGCGAATCACAGGACTCAACGGTAAATGAAAAGATTTTTGCAATTCCGGACGATTTCAAGATAAGCAACACCTCGTTGCCTTTTCCCCGGCGGAAAAGTATCTTAAACTAAGCTTGTTCAAACCTGAAAAATCATGGAGGAATCATGAATAACCCACAGCTGTCCGCTATTGCTTCGGTGAAAAAGCATTTCATACCGTCTCTGCAGCAGATTTTTAAGGAAAGCCTCCTATCGGTAATGCTGTATGGCAGTGCGGCCGGCACAGAATACAATCCGGGAACATCGGATATCAACCTCATGGCTTTGATCGAGGCACCAGCGCCCCGAAATATTATAGAGCTGGGCAGGCAGCAGTCACGCTATATACGAAAACAGAGGATCAGCCTCCAGATCCAAACCGTAGAGGAATTTCTCAACGCCGCGGATGTCTTTCCCATGGAATATCTCGACCTCATAGCCCGACGGCAGCTCCTCTTCGGCAAGGACTACGCCGAAACAATTACTGTAGACAAACGGCATTTGCGCCATCAGGTGGAAGAGCGGCTGCGGGGAAGTATCAATGCCATACGACAGGCGATTCTTGCCTCAAAGGGATCCCCGCGCAGACTAAAATCGGTTCTGATAGAGTGGTTCGGGGCCCAAACCGCGCTGCTTCGGGGTTTGCTGCGGCTCAAGGAAGCAGCTCATATTCCGTTTGGGGCGGATGCGCTTGCCGGGGATGTGGCGGAGGCATACGGTATCGACGGAACCCCATTCGCCGAACTCTCGGCCCTTCGCGATGGGGAACACAAGACAGCCACGGCGACAGAAACGGCCGAGGCTATCCTGGTAGCCCTCACTCAACTTTCCGGTATCGTCGATAAGTTGGAGGCATAAATACATGGCAGCAGTAAAACGCGACCGGAATATTCATCTGCTTCTTTGTATCATCTTCCTTCTCTTTGCTTCGGCAGCTGCTTTTTCACAGAAGCTTCCCGATCCGGTGGGAACGGTAAACGACTTTGCCGGAATCATTGCCGATTCCGATAAACGGGAAATCGAACAGGTCGCCGCATCGGTCAAACAAGCAACTGGAGCAGAAATCGCCGTTGCAACGGTACAGTCATACGCTCCCTATGGATCCATCGAAGAGTATTCCGTTGCTTTGGCACAGAAATGGGGCATTGGGGCAAAGAAAGAAGATAACGGCGTTCTCCTTATCCTGGCCATGCAGGAACGAAAATTGAGAATCGAGGTCGGTTACGGCCTTGAAGGAGCTCTTCCCGACGGTCTTGTGGGGGAGATAATGGATACCTCCATGGTGCCCTATTTCCAGAAAGGGGACTACGGAGAAGGTTTTGTAAGAGCGGTCAACGGCATAGCGGGCATTATTGCCGACGAATACGGTGTAAGCCTTTCACAAGTTGATATGCACGAAAGCAGCCGCTACGATTACGGAAGGGAGAACGGCGGCAGTTCCATGGCGGAACTCTTCAAGGTACTTTTTGTCCTTTTTATCATTTTTAGCGGCGGCGGACGATTCCTCTGGCCGCTGCTGTTCTTTGGCGGCGGCGGGCATCGTCACTATAGGGGAGGCTTCGGAAGCGGAGGATTCGGTTCCGGAGGATTCGGAGGCGGAGGTGGTTTTTCCGGTTTCGGAGGCGGAAGCTTCGGAGGCGGAGGAGCCAGCCGAGGATTTTAAACAGAAATTATGGATAAGGAGCAAACGAGATGAGCGGAAGAAGCAGAGCAAGCATTATCATGGTTGTCGCGCTTATAGGTGTGCTGGTATTCGCTTTCGGATCCTGGTACATCGGGACTCGAAACAACCTGGTACAGCTTGAAGAGGGAATCGATGCGGCGTGGGCGGAAATCGACAATCAGTTACAGCGACGAAGCGATTTGATTCCCAATCTGGTATCGACGGTAAAAGGCTATGCAAGCCATGAGGAAGGGGTGTTTACCAATATTGCGAACGCCAGGGCAAAGCTTGCGGGCGCTGGAAGCGTTACGGAAAAGGCCGAAGGATACAACGAGATGCAGGGAGCACTTTCCAGGCTACTGGTTGTGGCGGAAAACTACCCGGAACTAAAGGC
This sequence is a window from Sediminispirochaeta bajacaliforniensis DSM 16054. Protein-coding genes within it:
- a CDS encoding TPM domain-containing protein, coding for MAAVKRDRNIHLLLCIIFLLFASAAAFSQKLPDPVGTVNDFAGIIADSDKREIEQVAASVKQATGAEIAVATVQSYAPYGSIEEYSVALAQKWGIGAKKEDNGVLLILAMQERKLRIEVGYGLEGALPDGLVGEIMDTSMVPYFQKGDYGEGFVRAVNGIAGIIADEYGVSLSQVDMHESSRYDYGRENGGSSMAELFKVLFVLFIIFSGGGRFLWPLLFFGGGGHRHYRGGFGSGGFGSGGFGGGGGFSGFGGGSFGGGGASRGF
- a CDS encoding LemA family protein, giving the protein MSGRSRASIIMVVALIGVLVFAFGSWYIGTRNNLVQLEEGIDAAWAEIDNQLQRRSDLIPNLVSTVKGYASHEEGVFTNIANARAKLAGAGSVTEKAEGYNEMQGALSRLLVVAENYPELKADGNFTRLQDELAGSENRLAVARKRYNDQVKQFNTKIRIFPGSIIAGSMGFEKRDYFEIDEAARTAPKVDFGN